The Leptospira saintgironsiae genome contains the following window.
TCCTGGATTCATATTTACTGTTGTAGAAGACCAAACGGTTCCTTCCTCTCCAATATCTGCACCTGGTTTGTTTAACGTAAGAGGAGAAAGTTCTGGAGATCTAGATTTTCTATCGCTTGAAGGACGTTCCGATGAGAATAACGCGATAGAATTGATACTGTCTATTCCGCCATTCCCTCCCAAAAGTGATATCTTCGGAGAATGAGCTGGAACTTTTCCAATATCTGCAGACTGCGCATATAATCCGTATTGTACAGCGATATCAACAAGCCCTGTGGCAGCTGAAATAGACATTGCAGCTTGGTAATTTAAAATTCCACCCATCTGATTGATGGGGATTTGTTTTCCATTAGAAAGTTTTAATGAAGAATTTTTGAGAGCATTAACCACGTCTTTTTTGCCCAATTTAAAATACTGAGCGGACTGTTGGATCACCTGACCTGGAAAACAATCGTAGATCCAAGCGTAGTCAACTTCTTCTCTTTGATAACCTGATTGCGCAAAAAGTCTTTCTGCAGAATTTCTAGAAGGAGAATCGAATCCACCCTTCAAAATGAAATATTCGCTATGAGCTGCGTGAGAAGCTCCTACAAGATGTAAAGGTTTTAGATCTTTACGGATCAGACCTTTTAATTTCCATTCTTCTGCTTTTTTTTCGGATACTAAGATAGTAGCAAATCCATGATCTGTAACGATAGCAATCATTGGAGTTGGGTAAGGATCAGAGATAGGACGAGACATTTGCTTTTCTGTTATTTCTTGTCCGTAATAGAAGGCTCTTGGATTTCCAATCGCATTAGATCTGAATTTTTGAGTGATCTCTTTTAGATCATCTAAGGTAATCCCATCTTCGAACATCATCCTTTTCATCATGAGCCCGTACATTGCGATTAGAGTAGCACCGTTATCTAATTCGAATTCAGGATGACATACTGTTTCGTTTACCATCTTTAAATCGGAAACTTGACGGAATGCTGATTTAGGAATATCCGCAGCAGCAACTAACACAACTGCATCTGGATTATCTACTAAGATGGTCCTTGCTTGTCCGATTGCTCCAGTAACACTGGCGCCTCCCAAGTCAATCACATGGGCTTTCATTCCAGTGTATCCTAGTTCATTAGCAATGCGAACTGTATGTCCATAACCTCCCTTTCCTAAAGAGGCTGCTTCTATACTTACAAAGTCAGTGATCTCAGAAGATAATGTCTCATTCTTCATTCCAAGAAAATCTAGAAGAGTACTTATAGATTTTTTATAATGTTGAAAAACTTTTTGAGACCCGCTCCACGATTTATATTCTTCTTCCGAAAAATCTTTGGTCGTACTGTCAGCGACTCCTAATAGAACGGGAAAACTCATGTATAACTCCTGAAAATTCTAAGCTTGGGCAGAAGGAGGTAGAACTTTACATTCTCCCTTGCCGATGATTTCTTTTTTTTGATTGGTCCACTCTATGTTCATGGAGACAGCTTTCAGTCTTGGGATTTTTTCTTTCACCGTGACTGTACAAGTAATCGTATCTCCAGGATACACTGGTTTGCGGAACTTTGTTAATGTTTCTAAAGCGACTGTTCCTAACCCGGGAAGTTTCATCCCGAGTACAGGAGCTAATAGAGAAGCTGCAAGTCCACCGTGTGCGATCCTTGTTCCAAACGCAGTGGTCTTTGCATATTCTTCGTCCACATGTAGAGGATTAAAATCCCCACTGATCCCTGCGAACAGATAGATATCTGTTTCAGTAATCGTTTTTGTGAAACTTCCCTTATCTCCTATTTGTATTTCGTCGTAAGTCTTTCCTCTTTCGTACATTCCGATTTCCTTATTCTTTTTTGTGGATTAAGCTAGCTCTAACTGTGCGCCCAAGACCCCGTTTTTCAGGAACTCTACACAATCAGCCACTTCTTTTTCCACAGAAGGAAGTTCGGAGAAAAGTCTCATCAGGTTTTTAGTTTTTTCTGCATCCAGTTCTTTTAAGAAATGTACACTTTTGAAAAATCTACACCCAGCGTAGAAGGTAAGTATTTTTAGATCTCTTTGTCTATCTTCTGATTTGTATTCAGAAGTAGAATTTGCAGTGTCCCAGAATCCTAACTGAACTGTGGTAACAAATACTGCAAGATCGGCAAATCCGAATTCCAGAGCTTGTTTTTTCTTTCTGTCAGAATGTTCTCCTGCTGCTTTGAGTAATTCTTTTGCTGCAGTAAGAACTTTTTCTTCAGGAGTGTTTGCTAAAATTTTCTCAGCCTTAGCCCTGATCTCTTCTGGTTGAGATTGTTCTAAAACTCCCATCAACTTTTCGAAACCTTTATAGGTAGAAGATATAATACTTTTTTGAACCTCAGTGGTTCCTCCACCGATTGTGCCAAGTCTGACGTCTCTGTATTGGCGACTTACATGACATTCTCTCATGTAACCCATTCCGCCGTGGATCTGAACTGCGTCACTCGCTACCTCTTCTGCAGTTTCGGTAACAAAAACTTTTAATGCAGAACTTTCAAATGGAAGGCTCGCTGTTGGATCTTGGTCCTTCTTATTTGCTACGAAATAGATCAATCTTCTGGAAGCACATAGATACGCCCAGTTACGTGCGATCTTCTCTTGTACTCCAAAGAAGGATAAGATCGGTTTTCCGAATTGGTGACGCTTCCATGCGTAATCCAAAGAAAGTTCCAATCCAAATTCCATACCACCTGGAACAGCAGCGACTAAAACTGTTCTTTCCCATTCTAAAGTTCCTTTTCCGATACGAACGAAACCAGAATTCAGAGGGCCTAAAAGATTTTCATCAGGCACGAACATATCTTGAAAAGAAAGTTCTGCAGTCATGGAAGTATTATGCCCTAACTTCTTAAGAACTTTACTTATATGAAATCCTTTCATATGAGACTCTACTATGAATGCGGAAACTCCCATTGGTCCTCTGGACTTAGTTGTTCTCGCCATTACGATGAACACTTGTCCGTTCGGTCCATTAGTGATGAATAATTTGCTTCCGTTCAGAATGAAACCTCCATCTACCTTAGTAGCGAATGTATTCATTGCAGCTGCATCTGAACCGGAATCAGGCTCAGTTAATGCAAGACCTGCGATCCATTCTCCTGATGCAAGTTTAGGAAGGTATTTTTTCTTTTGAGCTTCTGTTCCTTGAAAAAGAATAGGAAGAGTCCCGATAATCATATGGGCTCCCCAAGAAAGTCCAAATCCTCCATCTAGAGAACCAGCGTTAAACGCTTCTTGAGCAATACAACATTGAAGACAAGTTCCACCTTGACCTCCAAATTCTTCTGGAACAGGAATCCCGAGTAGGCCCATATTTCCCATTTCCTTCCAGATATCGTCTCCCCAAACACCGTGTTCGTCTCTATCTTCTACCGAAGGTAATACTCTTTCTTTCGCAAAGTCCTTTACGGTTTCGTAAAATTCGAGATCGGAGGACGTTAAATACGGATTTAAAAACATGTTCTTTCTCCCAATCCGATTCTAATTTTTGGTTAGATCGGAAACTTCTTTTTTAAAACTTTCTAATATTTCGTTTCTTTTTATCTTTAAGGTTCTGGTCATTTCTTTGTCCGGATCAAAAGGTCTTGGAATGACATAGAATGCGTTTTGAGGAACTAACTCGAAAGACTTGAATCCTGTTTTACGAGATATTCTATCCGAAACTTCTTTCTTAAAGATCTCTCTTACCTTAGGATGAGAATTCCAGACGTTCGCATCTTCGGGCAATTCCGGAAATTCTGCCTTCAATCTTTCGAAATCTGGAACGATCAGAACCACCAAATGTTTTGCCTCATGACCAGTGACCATGACTTGGTTCACATAAGGAGAATTTAAAAGTTGATCCTCTATAGGAACTGGCTCCACATTTTCTCCTCCGGCAAGCACTATAGTATCCTTTGCTCTTCCTGCAAATACCAATTCGCCTCTATAATTGAAACGCATGATATCCCCGGTATCAAAGAATCCATTTTTATCAAAAACAACATCATTCAACTCAGGACGTTTGTAATACCCCATAAGGACCTGTTTGGATTTTACCCAAAGACTTCCTTTTCCACCTTGAGGAACCAGATTACCATGTTCGTCCTTGAGAATACATTCATATCCTTGTATTGGAGTTCCTACAGTTCCAGGAGAAGGCTGTTTAGGCTTACGAATAGAAAGTACTGCAGAAGTTTCAGTCATTCCATATCCTTCCAAAACAATTAGTCCGATAGAAGATAAAAATTTATCAACTACAGAAGGAAGAGCACTCCCCGCAGAAACGGAAACTCTTAACTTTCCACCAAGAGCACTGTGAATCGGCTTAAATACCAAAAGTGCAAGTAACTTGAGAGGAGATAATAATGTAAGAAAGACCAAAGAGAATAATTTAGAGAAGGTCCAGACGATAAAATTCGGTTTTTCTATCCTGAAATCGTAACCGAATAGAACTCCTTTTTGAACAGCCCAAAGGTTTCCGATCTTCAAACAGAAATTAAATACTCCTCTTTTTAAACCGGATTCCTTGGAGACCTTATTCATAATTCCATTATATAAGGATTCCCAGATCCTTGGAACAGAAGGGAACAGTGTAGGTTGGAATTCCTTCAGATCTTCTTTCAAATTGCTGATATTGGAAACCAGAAACCCAGCTCCCAATTCAAGAATACAATATTCGATTGCTCTTTCAAATGCATGCCAAGGAGGAAGAAGACTTACGCCTGAATCTGCAGAAGTTAATTGAACGAATCCAATTACTTTTTCTACTGCGGAGATCCAGCCAGTTTGAGTGAGCATCACTCCTTTTGGAGCGCCAGTGGTTCCGGATGTATAGATCAAAGTAGCAAGTTCGTTTGGAGATTTCTGTTTAAGTCTTTTACGAACAATATCAGGATCTTTTGAAAGATTTGATTTACCCTTTTCGATCAGACCTTGGATCGTATCGGCTCCTGATTTCAGATCACCTAAATCATCTTCGATCACAAAAACTTTTTTTAAGCTTGGAAGTTTAGAACCAAGATTGATCAATCTTTGTTTGTCTTTTTCTTTTTGTACAATTGCGTATTTGCTTTCAGAATGATTAACAATATATAATATATCTTCGTCTACTACATCCGTTCCTCTTGGAACAGAAACAGCACCTGCAGAGATGATCGCAATATCACCTATGATCCAGTTCTGGCTAGAGTCACAAAGATATAAGATCTTATCGTCTTTTTGGACTCCTTCTTCGATCAGACCTGCAATTAAAGAATCTGTTAAGGACTTCATCTCTGAAAATGTCCTTCCTTTAATTCCTTCTTTGGTCCTCCGGGAAAAACTTTCCTTATTCGGAAATTTAGATGCCGTCTTTTCTAGCATATCGTAAAAATATTTTTGATCAGTTTCCAAGAACTCCCCCTGAGAACACTATAAACTAGGATTTTTTCCCTACGGCGGAAACACTAAGTTGAAGGACCTATGCTTCAATCGATTTTTATTTAGATTAAAAAAACTGAAATGTGTTGAACAATCGTTCACATATTATACGCCTGTTATTCAAATTTTTTGATTAACTACGTTCGTTTCAAAACGAGTTAAACAATCTTTGCATAAGCAGTCTTCATACATTTCTCTTATATTCTTCAAAGCTTCCCCATCTAAACGAATATCAAAACACCAACAAGTTCCTTGGTCCACTCCACATTCTAAAATGCTGGAACATTGAGGGCATTTCTTTTGTGTCATAGTTCTATAGTAATGAAAGCGAGGAATTTTCAATCCTTTAGCGGTATTGATATAAAAAGAGAGAAGATAATAAAACTATACGCGACGTATAATTTTATAAGTTGGCTTTAGATCTTAATGCCGTTTTGTTTTAGAAGTTTTAAAAACTCATCCTCAGATACAACCTGCACTCCTAATTCTTGTGCCTTGTCTAATTTAGAACCGGCACCTGGTCCCGCCAGAAGGTGAGTTGTTTTAGAAGAGATGGATCCTACCTTTTTGCCGCCATAATAAACGACGAGGTCCATTGCCTTATCTCTAGGTTGGAAATTTTCAAAGGAACCTGATACACACCAGCTCTGTCCTGCAAAAGGTTGTTTATCCGATTTTTCGATCGGATCTGCCTTCATTTTAAGTCCGGCTTTTTTTAAACGATCAATAAGAGAAAGAATTCTTTTATCAGTAAAATTCTCTTGGATAGCTTCTATCGTAGAAGGCCCTATACCTGGAATTTCCAAAACATTTTCCAGTTTTTTAGGATTTTTAGCAGCTGAGATGATAGAATCAATCGTATCATACCCATTTTCTGTCAGAAGTTCTGCAACCTTAGGACCAATTTCTCTCAAGCCTAAAGAAGAAAGTACAAATCTAAAATCCTTTTTCTTGGATTCTTCAATTCCTTTTAAAATGATAGATACGCTCTTTTCTCCGTATCCTTCTTCTTCCATTAACTTTTCTTTATGCACATTTAGAGAATAAAGATCTGCGATATCTTTGATATACTTTTGATCGTATAAAAATTCTACCTGCTTCTCTCCGAGACCTTCTATATCCATTTGTTTGCGAGAACAATAGAATACGATCCCATTCTTTACTCGATCAGGACATTCAGGGTTCGGGCAAAAATAATCTACAGAGTCTTGTTTCTTTTCGGTCTTAGTACCGCAGCAAGGACAACGAAGTGGAATTTTAAAAACTTCTTTTCCTGGAGTGACTACTTCCTCAACAGCAGGGATGATCTCCCCTCTTTTGGAAATTCGTACGATGGCACCAATCCCTACTCCCAATTCATCAATATAATCTTGGTTGTGTAATGTTGCAAATGTAACTGTAGTTCCAGCTAAGCTAATAGGTTCGATTTGAGCTCTTGGAGTGATCTTTCCTGTTCTTCCTACAGCGTAATCGATACCTACAATCTTACTTTCTTTCATTAAAGCGTCGAATTTATAAGCACGAGCCCAGCGAGGAGAATGAGATGTATAACCTAAGGCTTCTCTTTTAGAAAGATCATTTAGTTTGATCACAAGCCCGTCTGTAGGAAATCCAATATTCTCTTTTTTCTTCTTAAACTCTTTGATCGCCGCGGGGATCTCAGAACCTTTTAGTAATTTAGTATCAGGTGGAAGAGGAAATTTCAGATCTTCTGCCTTCTTCATTACTTCTTGGTGAGTCTTGAATTTTGCTTTAGATCCTGGAAAGAATGCATCGTAAGTAAATATTCTAAGAGGTCGTTTTGCAACATCCGAAGAATTTTTCTGCTTCAAAGAACCAGAGGATAAGTTTCGAGGATTTGCATATCTTCCTTCGGAAGCCTCGTTAAATTCTTCAAAGTCGGAGAAGGTCATATAAACTTCTCCCCTTAAATAAATGGAAACAGTCTCGGATAATCTGAGTGGAATAGATCGAATGGTTCGGATATTTTCTGTAACATCATCTCCAATTCCTCCTGTACCACGAGTCACTCCGTTGGCAAGAATTCCATTTTCATAATATAACATTAAAGAAGCGCCGTCTATCTTCCATTCCAGGGAATACAACTCGTCCAACCCTGTTTTTTGGATCCACTCCATTAACTCTTCTTCGTTGTATGTGTTTTCTAAAGAAAGAACA
Protein-coding sequences here:
- a CDS encoding cysteine-rich CWC family protein, translating into MTQKKCPQCSSILECGVDQGTCWCFDIRLDGEALKNIREMYEDCLCKDCLTRFETNVVNQKI
- the ligA gene encoding NAD-dependent DNA ligase LigA — encoded protein: MRSLEEQIRHHQYLYYVKNTPKISDYDFDQLFKRLQAFEEAFPKLADPASPTLSVGSDLDKDFEKFTHKLPVLSLENTYNEEELMEWIQKTGLDELYSLEWKIDGASLMLYYENGILANGVTRGTGGIGDDVTENIRTIRSIPLRLSETVSIYLRGEVYMTFSDFEEFNEASEGRYANPRNLSSGSLKQKNSSDVAKRPLRIFTYDAFFPGSKAKFKTHQEVMKKAEDLKFPLPPDTKLLKGSEIPAAIKEFKKKKENIGFPTDGLVIKLNDLSKREALGYTSHSPRWARAYKFDALMKESKIVGIDYAVGRTGKITPRAQIEPISLAGTTVTFATLHNQDYIDELGVGIGAIVRISKRGEIIPAVEEVVTPGKEVFKIPLRCPCCGTKTEKKQDSVDYFCPNPECPDRVKNGIVFYCSRKQMDIEGLGEKQVEFLYDQKYIKDIADLYSLNVHKEKLMEEEGYGEKSVSIILKGIEESKKKDFRFVLSSLGLREIGPKVAELLTENGYDTIDSIISAAKNPKKLENVLEIPGIGPSTIEAIQENFTDKRILSLIDRLKKAGLKMKADPIEKSDKQPFAGQSWCVSGSFENFQPRDKAMDLVVYYGGKKVGSISSKTTHLLAGPGAGSKLDKAQELGVQVVSEDEFLKLLKQNGIKI
- a CDS encoding acyl-CoA dehydrogenase family protein, with the protein product MFLNPYLTSSDLEFYETVKDFAKERVLPSVEDRDEHGVWGDDIWKEMGNMGLLGIPVPEEFGGQGGTCLQCCIAQEAFNAGSLDGGFGLSWGAHMIIGTLPILFQGTEAQKKKYLPKLASGEWIAGLALTEPDSGSDAAAMNTFATKVDGGFILNGSKLFITNGPNGQVFIVMARTTKSRGPMGVSAFIVESHMKGFHISKVLKKLGHNTSMTAELSFQDMFVPDENLLGPLNSGFVRIGKGTLEWERTVLVAAVPGGMEFGLELSLDYAWKRHQFGKPILSFFGVQEKIARNWAYLCASRRLIYFVANKKDQDPTASLPFESSALKVFVTETAEEVASDAVQIHGGMGYMRECHVSRQYRDVRLGTIGGGTTEVQKSIISSTYKGFEKLMGVLEQSQPEEIRAKAEKILANTPEEKVLTAAKELLKAAGEHSDRKKKQALEFGFADLAVFVTTVQLGFWDTANSTSEYKSEDRQRDLKILTFYAGCRFFKSVHFLKELDAEKTKNLMRLFSELPSVEKEVADCVEFLKNGVLGAQLELA
- a CDS encoding AMP-dependent synthetase/ligase — translated: METDQKYFYDMLEKTASKFPNKESFSRRTKEGIKGRTFSEMKSLTDSLIAGLIEEGVQKDDKILYLCDSSQNWIIGDIAIISAGAVSVPRGTDVVDEDILYIVNHSESKYAIVQKEKDKQRLINLGSKLPSLKKVFVIEDDLGDLKSGADTIQGLIEKGKSNLSKDPDIVRKRLKQKSPNELATLIYTSGTTGAPKGVMLTQTGWISAVEKVIGFVQLTSADSGVSLLPPWHAFERAIEYCILELGAGFLVSNISNLKEDLKEFQPTLFPSVPRIWESLYNGIMNKVSKESGLKRGVFNFCLKIGNLWAVQKGVLFGYDFRIEKPNFIVWTFSKLFSLVFLTLLSPLKLLALLVFKPIHSALGGKLRVSVSAGSALPSVVDKFLSSIGLIVLEGYGMTETSAVLSIRKPKQPSPGTVGTPIQGYECILKDEHGNLVPQGGKGSLWVKSKQVLMGYYKRPELNDVVFDKNGFFDTGDIMRFNYRGELVFAGRAKDTIVLAGGENVEPVPIEDQLLNSPYVNQVMVTGHEAKHLVVLIVPDFERLKAEFPELPEDANVWNSHPKVREIFKKEVSDRISRKTGFKSFELVPQNAFYVIPRPFDPDKEMTRTLKIKRNEILESFKKEVSDLTKN
- a CDS encoding MaoC family dehydratase; translation: MYERGKTYDEIQIGDKGSFTKTITETDIYLFAGISGDFNPLHVDEEYAKTTAFGTRIAHGGLAASLLAPVLGMKLPGLGTVALETLTKFRKPVYPGDTITCTVTVKEKIPRLKAVSMNIEWTNQKKEIIGKGECKVLPPSAQA
- a CDS encoding thiolase C-terminal domain-containing protein, which codes for MSFPVLLGVADSTTKDFSEEEYKSWSGSQKVFQHYKKSISTLLDFLGMKNETLSSEITDFVSIEAASLGKGGYGHTVRIANELGYTGMKAHVIDLGGASVTGAIGQARTILVDNPDAVVLVAAADIPKSAFRQVSDLKMVNETVCHPEFELDNGATLIAMYGLMMKRMMFEDGITLDDLKEITQKFRSNAIGNPRAFYYGQEITEKQMSRPISDPYPTPMIAIVTDHGFATILVSEKKAEEWKLKGLIRKDLKPLHLVGASHAAHSEYFILKGGFDSPSRNSAERLFAQSGYQREEVDYAWIYDCFPGQVIQQSAQYFKLGKKDVVNALKNSSLKLSNGKQIPINQMGGILNYQAAMSISAATGLVDIAVQYGLYAQSADIGKVPAHSPKISLLGGNGGIDSINSIALFSSERPSSDRKSRSPELSPLTLNKPGADIGEEGTVWSSTTVNMNPGFSWKPPYSLALVKLGEDRFVLANIHEKDGTIRKSGDELQYDRTRVKIEKEGRRWKALLL